The Micromonospora sp. Llam0 genome includes a window with the following:
- a CDS encoding helix-turn-helix transcriptional regulator: MIIVDPRWPTTLRALRKQSGLSYRELGRRVAYSSSYLCELEAGRKTPTIQVARHLDVALGASGRLAQLVVDDAGQLDDDQRSRLAAGDTSAAAAEALAVILAQHRHLEDVVGSAAVVDAAAAHMAAVEQLASSATGAGRARLLHVVAQSAQLVGWLQMTLGRYAQARRVLAQAEAAAVASGDVDLTALVISFQGHLAELCGRPAEAAELSRAALAGGAEVYIGERVYDTLQLARAVAHVDGRQAATETIREADQLGAEFEISGDDPPPWHYYRSSAFLTMERGLVHAIHSGVDRHAADAAIADLTAGLAALPYEQRHAEWAGDYLLAMADVHSAIGDRKAATKALDEVAVVADATGSARLRQAVRKRPANG, encoded by the coding sequence ATGATCATCGTTGATCCGCGCTGGCCGACCACCCTGCGTGCCTTGCGTAAGCAGTCTGGTCTCTCCTATCGGGAACTTGGACGACGGGTCGCCTACTCGTCCAGCTACCTGTGCGAACTTGAGGCTGGCCGCAAGACACCGACGATCCAGGTCGCCAGGCACCTCGACGTGGCTCTCGGCGCGAGCGGCCGGCTGGCGCAACTCGTCGTCGATGATGCCGGGCAACTCGACGACGACCAGCGTTCCCGTCTCGCGGCCGGCGACACCAGCGCCGCCGCAGCAGAGGCGCTGGCAGTGATCCTCGCCCAACATCGCCATCTCGAAGATGTCGTCGGGTCGGCTGCGGTCGTTGACGCCGCAGCCGCGCACATGGCTGCGGTCGAGCAGTTGGCTTCCAGCGCCACCGGGGCTGGTCGAGCCAGGCTGCTGCATGTCGTCGCACAGTCCGCGCAACTGGTCGGATGGCTGCAGATGACCCTCGGCCGGTACGCGCAAGCCCGTCGAGTTCTCGCTCAGGCCGAAGCGGCGGCAGTGGCTTCGGGGGACGTCGACCTGACCGCTCTCGTGATCAGCTTCCAGGGACATCTGGCGGAACTGTGCGGGCGTCCGGCGGAAGCTGCGGAACTGTCCAGAGCAGCGCTTGCTGGCGGCGCCGAGGTCTATATCGGTGAGCGGGTCTATGACACACTTCAGCTCGCTCGGGCCGTGGCGCACGTGGACGGCCGGCAAGCAGCGACTGAGACAATCCGAGAAGCTGATCAACTCGGGGCGGAGTTCGAGATCAGCGGCGACGACCCGCCGCCGTGGCACTACTACCGGTCGTCTGCCTTCCTGACAATGGAACGCGGCCTCGTACACGCGATCCATTCCGGCGTTGACCGGCATGCCGCCGATGCCGCGATCGCAGACCTGACCGCTGGTCTTGCTGCCCTTCCTTACGAGCAGCGGCATGCGGAGTGGGCCGGTGACTATCTACTCGCGATGGCCGACGTGCACTCGGCGATCGGCGACCGGAAAGCGGCGACGAAGGCGTTGGACGAAGTCGCTGTGGTCGCCGACGCCACCGGGTCGGCGCGTCTGCGTCAAGCTGTTCGCAAGCGGCCGGCGAACGGCTGA
- a CDS encoding helix-turn-helix domain-containing protein — MSVAVGRRIALWRVRRRMTQQVLADRVGRSKSWVEKVERGVRTLDRFSLIRQVAEVLRVDPAELVGPDRPAEAGGAVDGVAAVRAALASYEVFTAADSGPAGEHEVTQRVEHAWSTYQHGDYPRLLRTVPELLDAARRVHATRPAPGAELLVGAYRIIALVLVKVGEPELAWLAADRALAVAGSDPVLAGSAAVPLGQALRGLGQDRLAMTTTVAAADRIAAASVERGTVYGTLLLQAGLAAAGCGETHSVDELLGRAADVAGRIGDGLDYRTASFGPAAVELAHVVAAVESGDARQAVRRHEAAAGRQTWRGLPAEHRAAYLVDAARAYLDVGDFTAAGRWLVEADRVVPAEIRCRPSARTVVAEIARCGPDMAGVARLATALGLTTGVP; from the coding sequence ATGAGCGTGGCCGTCGGGCGTCGGATCGCGCTGTGGCGGGTACGGCGGCGGATGACCCAGCAGGTGCTCGCCGACCGGGTCGGTCGGTCGAAGAGCTGGGTGGAGAAGGTGGAGCGTGGTGTCCGGACGTTGGACCGGTTCTCGCTGATCCGGCAGGTCGCCGAGGTGCTGCGGGTCGACCCGGCGGAGTTGGTCGGCCCGGACCGGCCAGCGGAGGCCGGTGGGGCGGTCGACGGGGTGGCGGCGGTCCGAGCGGCGCTGGCCAGCTACGAGGTGTTCACCGCCGCCGACAGCGGACCGGCAGGGGAACACGAGGTCACGCAGCGGGTGGAGCATGCGTGGTCGACGTACCAGCACGGGGATTATCCCCGGTTACTGCGGACGGTGCCGGAGTTGCTGGACGCCGCTCGCCGGGTGCACGCCACCCGGCCTGCGCCTGGGGCGGAGCTGTTGGTGGGCGCGTACCGGATCATCGCGCTCGTGCTGGTCAAGGTCGGCGAACCTGAGCTGGCCTGGTTGGCGGCCGATCGGGCGCTTGCCGTGGCCGGCAGCGATCCGGTGCTGGCCGGGTCGGCGGCGGTGCCGCTCGGGCAGGCGCTGCGTGGGTTGGGCCAGGACCGGTTGGCGATGACGACGACGGTCGCCGCCGCCGACCGCATCGCGGCGGCGTCTGTCGAGCGCGGCACGGTGTACGGGACGTTGCTGCTGCAGGCCGGGTTGGCCGCTGCCGGCTGCGGCGAGACCCACAGCGTCGACGAGCTGCTCGGCCGGGCCGCTGACGTCGCTGGCCGCATCGGCGACGGGCTGGACTACCGCACGGCGAGCTTCGGCCCGGCGGCCGTCGAGCTGGCGCACGTCGTGGCGGCCGTGGAGTCGGGCGACGCCCGGCAGGCGGTACGCCGACACGAGGCAGCCGCCGGGCGGCAGACGTGGCGCGGGCTGCCGGCGGAGCATCGGGCGGCGTACCTGGTGGACGCCGCGCGGGCGTACCTCGACGTCGGTGACTTCACGGCGGCGGGACGGTGGTTGGTCGAGGCGGACCGCGTCGTACCGGCTGAGATTCGCTGCCGGCCCTCCGCCCGTACGGTCGTGGCGGAGATTGCCCGGTGCGGGCCGGACATGGCCGGCGTCGCCCGGCTGGCGACGGCCCTCGGCCTGACGACCGGCGTTCCGTGA
- a CDS encoding ATP-binding protein has protein sequence MEKPAEIFDRDVEWDELVRFARLPQGGATLGVVSGRRRQGKTFLLDALVRVAGGFMFTATESSEADALRQYGEALGGYLGEATPLRFANWDEAVTRTMTLAPARPLPVVIDEFPFLARVSPALPSIIQRALDPAGQRSNTQVRLLLCGSALSFMGGLLAGTAPLRGRAGLELVVRTLDYRAAARFWGIADPRTALLVNAIVGGTPAYRHEFTQDDSPAGPDDFDDWVVRAVLNPARPLFREARYLLAEEPDIRDPALYHSVLAAIADGRTRRGEIANFLGRQPSDLAHPLGVLEDVGLVVRETDAFKSNRGVYRIAEPLLVFYHAVMRPAWGDLERTGRSRQVWPRLQRTFLSKVVGPHFETICREWTRWEADPDALGAFPTRVAAGVVNDPADRTRHEVDVAVFGRDEQGREELLAIGEAKWHETVGTGHLQRLAHIRSLLRGRDSVRADRCRLLLFNGGGFTDDLRAVAAADPGIQLVDLDRLYAANRS, from the coding sequence GTGGAGAAGCCGGCGGAGATCTTCGACCGTGACGTCGAGTGGGACGAGTTGGTCCGGTTCGCGCGCCTGCCGCAGGGCGGGGCGACGCTGGGAGTGGTCTCCGGTCGTCGTCGTCAGGGCAAGACGTTCCTGCTCGACGCGCTGGTACGGGTAGCTGGCGGGTTCATGTTCACCGCCACGGAGTCGTCCGAGGCTGACGCGTTGCGCCAGTACGGCGAGGCGCTCGGCGGCTATCTGGGTGAGGCGACGCCGCTGCGGTTTGCGAACTGGGACGAGGCAGTCACCCGGACGATGACACTCGCCCCTGCCAGGCCACTTCCCGTGGTGATCGACGAGTTTCCGTTCCTGGCCCGAGTCAGCCCGGCGCTGCCCTCGATCATCCAGCGGGCGCTCGACCCGGCGGGACAGCGGTCGAACACCCAGGTGCGGCTGCTGCTGTGCGGTTCGGCGCTGTCGTTCATGGGCGGCCTGCTGGCCGGCACCGCGCCGCTGCGCGGACGGGCCGGCCTGGAGTTGGTGGTCCGCACGCTCGACTACCGGGCAGCGGCCCGGTTCTGGGGGATCGCCGACCCACGCACCGCCCTGCTGGTCAACGCGATCGTCGGCGGCACCCCCGCCTATCGGCACGAGTTCACGCAGGACGACTCGCCGGCCGGTCCGGATGATTTCGACGACTGGGTGGTGCGGGCCGTGTTGAACCCGGCTCGCCCGTTGTTCCGGGAGGCCCGCTACCTGTTGGCGGAGGAGCCGGACATTCGCGACCCCGCGTTGTACCACTCGGTGCTGGCGGCGATCGCGGACGGTCGTACCCGGCGTGGGGAGATCGCCAACTTCCTGGGTCGGCAGCCGTCCGACCTGGCCCATCCGCTGGGTGTGCTGGAGGACGTCGGCCTGGTCGTGCGGGAGACCGACGCGTTCAAGAGCAACCGGGGCGTCTACCGGATCGCCGAGCCGCTGCTCGTCTTCTACCACGCCGTGATGCGGCCGGCGTGGGGCGACCTGGAGCGCACGGGCCGGTCCCGGCAGGTCTGGCCCCGGCTGCAGCGCACATTCCTGAGCAAGGTCGTCGGCCCGCACTTCGAGACGATCTGCCGCGAATGGACCCGCTGGGAAGCCGATCCGGACGCACTTGGCGCTTTTCCGACCCGGGTGGCTGCCGGGGTCGTCAACGACCCCGCCGACCGCACTCGGCACGAGGTGGACGTGGCGGTGTTCGGCCGCGACGAGCAGGGCCGTGAGGAACTCCTTGCGATCGGCGAGGCCAAGTGGCACGAGACCGTCGGGACCGGGCACCTGCAACGCCTGGCGCACATCCGTAGCCTGTTGCGTGGCCGCGACAGCGTCCGGGCCGACAGGTGCCGGCTGCTGCTGTTCAACGGAGGCGGCTTCACCGACGACCTTCGCGCCGTGGCGGCCGCGGACCCCGGCATCCAGCTCGTCGACCTGGACCGCTTGTACGCCGCGAACCGATCCTGA
- a CDS encoding TetR/AcrR family transcriptional regulator has translation MSTRDDLVAAATALLDEGGPERVTLREVGRRAGVSHNAPYKHFTDKQALLEAVAIQEFDRLERVMTATPTPRTEAAALLRHVLLDYVRWAQQHPRRFALVYGWSMHASADLHERAGATWRRLVELTAEAQAAGALPAGDPERAAALVRALAHGAADLSISGHLAADGKGRASAEDLVEDLLRVLRQAGRSS, from the coding sequence ATGAGCACCCGGGACGACCTGGTCGCCGCAGCGACCGCACTGCTCGACGAGGGCGGCCCGGAGCGGGTCACCCTGCGGGAGGTCGGACGTCGGGCCGGGGTGTCACACAACGCGCCGTACAAGCACTTCACCGACAAGCAGGCGCTGTTGGAGGCCGTCGCCATCCAGGAATTCGACCGGCTCGAACGGGTCATGACGGCGACACCGACGCCACGGACCGAGGCCGCCGCGCTGCTGCGACACGTCCTGCTCGACTACGTACGCTGGGCACAGCAACATCCGCGACGGTTCGCGCTGGTCTACGGGTGGTCGATGCACGCCTCCGCCGACCTGCACGAGCGGGCCGGCGCCACCTGGCGGCGACTCGTCGAGCTGACCGCCGAAGCCCAGGCGGCCGGGGCCCTGCCCGCAGGTGACCCGGAACGGGCCGCCGCTCTGGTCCGCGCGCTGGCGCACGGCGCCGCCGATCTGTCCATCAGCGGCCACCTGGCGGCCGACGGAAAGGGCCGCGCCAGCGCCGAGGACCTGGTCGAGGACCTGCTCCGGGTGCTACGTCAGGCCGGGCGGTCGAGCTGA
- a CDS encoding SDR family NAD(P)-dependent oxidoreductase, with amino-acid sequence MRTVVITGATTGLGLRVAGRLAAQGWHVVLGHRAESRGEAAARQIRRRTPAASLELLRIDLADLRSVADAAEELRRSGQRPPLHAIVGNAGIQVIDGVRRSADGYELTFATNHLGHHLLVTGLLDDLAAGARIAIVSSGTHWREKSMGFPEPRWTSARELADPSDADATPTAGRVRYSTSKLANIYFVYELARRLDGRPISVNAYDPGLMPDTSLSRDYPTLARTGFRMAAPLISALLPGARSSRASARHLADLVSDARFDGTTGAYLEGPKIAPSSPESYDVARARQLWADSEQLIDQALARH; translated from the coding sequence ATGAGAACCGTCGTCATCACCGGGGCCACCACCGGCCTCGGGCTGCGCGTCGCCGGGCGGCTCGCCGCCCAGGGCTGGCACGTCGTGCTCGGTCACCGGGCAGAGAGCCGGGGAGAAGCGGCGGCCCGGCAGATCCGTCGCCGGACCCCTGCAGCGAGCCTCGAACTGCTCCGGATCGACCTGGCCGACCTGCGATCGGTCGCCGACGCGGCCGAGGAACTGCGCCGGTCCGGGCAGCGTCCGCCGCTGCACGCCATCGTCGGCAACGCCGGCATCCAGGTCATCGACGGGGTACGCCGGTCCGCCGACGGCTACGAGCTCACCTTCGCGACCAACCACCTCGGTCATCACCTGCTCGTCACCGGGCTGCTCGACGACCTGGCCGCCGGGGCCCGGATTGCGATCGTCAGCAGCGGCACCCACTGGCGGGAGAAGAGCATGGGCTTCCCGGAGCCGCGTTGGACGAGCGCCCGCGAACTCGCCGACCCGTCCGACGCCGACGCCACCCCGACGGCGGGCCGGGTCCGCTACTCCACCTCGAAGCTGGCGAACATCTACTTCGTCTACGAGCTCGCCCGGCGACTGGACGGGCGGCCGATCAGCGTCAACGCGTACGACCCGGGGCTGATGCCCGACACCAGCCTCTCCCGCGACTACCCGACGCTCGCTCGGACCGGTTTCCGGATGGCCGCCCCGCTGATCAGCGCGCTGCTGCCCGGTGCGCGCAGCTCCCGGGCCTCCGCCCGGCACCTGGCCGACCTGGTCAGCGACGCCCGGTTCGACGGCACCACCGGCGCCTACCTGGAGGGTCCGAAGATCGCCCCGTCCTCACCCGAGTCGTACGACGTCGCCCGGGCGCGACAGCTCTGGGCCGACAGCGAGCAACTGATCGACCAGGCACTCGCCCGCCACTGA
- a CDS encoding GbsR/MarR family transcriptional regulator → MDPDAGRRYAEEVGVALAQMGTTPAFGKLLGWLLICDPPGQTTAQLCQAVGLSKASVSAGMRALEQSGMVRRVPTSGRGHAYEIQPDAFARAIDPTDKMRTFADLMQRGIDLVGDADAPEADRLRSTRDFYTFMIERVPALMEEFRRQTKRDV, encoded by the coding sequence GTGGACCCGGACGCCGGGCGGCGGTACGCCGAAGAGGTCGGTGTCGCCCTCGCTCAGATGGGCACCACCCCTGCCTTCGGCAAGTTGCTCGGCTGGCTGCTCATCTGCGACCCGCCGGGCCAGACCACCGCGCAACTGTGCCAGGCGGTCGGGCTGTCCAAGGCCTCCGTCTCGGCCGGCATGCGGGCGCTGGAGCAGTCCGGCATGGTGCGCCGGGTGCCGACCAGCGGCCGGGGCCACGCGTACGAGATACAGCCGGACGCCTTCGCCCGGGCGATCGACCCCACCGACAAGATGCGCACCTTCGCCGATCTGATGCAGCGCGGGATCGACCTCGTCGGCGACGCGGACGCCCCGGAGGCGGACCGGCTCCGGAGCACCCGCGACTTCTACACGTTCATGATCGAACGGGTGCCGGCCCTGATGGAGGAGTTCCGCCGGCAGACCAAAAGGGACGTGTGA
- a CDS encoding glycosyltransferase has product MTVRVLIVTVGSRGDVQPYLALGTGLRAAGHDVTLATCARFRSFVTDHGVAYGHLGDEILQLLDSAAGRAAMEDTTGLLGSIKTNIRLARQANPINRGLLADVWQAARQADPEVIVYHPKALAGPHVAEKLGVPAVQALAVPMSVATGDFPMIGMPALPLGRPYNRFTYRLAGAGYRMYDGMVNTFREETLGLGRTRGAALATRLPDGRPIPVLHAISGHVLPRPADWPGHAQLTGYWFLDGATGWQPPAELVDFLDAGDPPVYVGFGSMAGRDPQRLTRAVAEALRLAGVRGIVSTGWGGLDAADLPDTVLPITQAPHDWLFPRVSVVVHHGGAGTTAAALRAGRPSVICPFILDQFFWGRRVAALGAGSAPVPQSTLTVQRLAAAIRQVTTDADVQEAAAWLGRLITAEDGVASAVARIEAAVA; this is encoded by the coding sequence GTGACGGTGCGGGTCCTGATCGTCACCGTCGGATCCCGCGGTGATGTCCAGCCGTATCTCGCGCTCGGCACCGGGCTGCGGGCGGCCGGCCACGACGTCACCCTGGCCACCTGCGCCAGGTTCCGGTCCTTCGTCACCGACCACGGCGTGGCGTACGGCCACCTCGGCGACGAGATCCTGCAACTGCTCGACTCGGCGGCGGGCCGCGCCGCGATGGAGGACACCACCGGACTTCTCGGCTCGATCAAGACCAACATCAGACTGGCCCGGCAGGCCAACCCGATCAACCGAGGGCTGCTGGCCGACGTCTGGCAGGCGGCCCGCCAGGCCGACCCGGAGGTGATCGTCTACCATCCCAAGGCGCTGGCCGGCCCGCACGTCGCCGAGAAACTCGGCGTGCCGGCGGTGCAGGCGCTGGCCGTACCGATGTCCGTGGCGACCGGCGACTTCCCCATGATCGGCATGCCCGCGCTGCCGCTCGGTCGCCCGTACAACCGGTTCACCTACCGGCTCGCCGGTGCCGGCTACCGGATGTACGACGGCATGGTCAACACCTTCCGGGAGGAGACGTTGGGGCTGGGCAGGACCAGGGGCGCGGCCCTGGCCACCCGGCTGCCCGACGGGCGACCGATCCCGGTGCTGCACGCCATCAGCGGCCACGTCCTGCCGCGCCCCGCCGACTGGCCCGGGCACGCCCAGCTCACCGGATACTGGTTCCTCGACGGCGCCACCGGTTGGCAGCCACCGGCCGAGCTGGTCGACTTCCTCGACGCCGGCGACCCACCGGTGTACGTCGGCTTCGGCAGCATGGCCGGGCGCGACCCGCAGCGCCTCACCCGCGCCGTCGCCGAAGCGTTGCGCCTGGCCGGCGTACGCGGCATCGTCTCCACCGGCTGGGGCGGACTGGACGCGGCGGACCTGCCGGACACCGTCCTGCCCATCACCCAGGCTCCGCACGACTGGTTGTTTCCCCGGGTGTCCGTCGTGGTGCATCACGGCGGAGCCGGCACCACCGCCGCGGCGCTGCGCGCGGGCAGACCGTCGGTGATCTGCCCGTTCATCCTGGACCAGTTCTTCTGGGGTCGGCGGGTCGCCGCGCTCGGCGCGGGCAGCGCCCCGGTGCCGCAGTCCACGCTCACCGTGCAGCGGCTCGCCGCCGCGATCCGGCAGGTCACCACCGACGCCGATGTCCAGGAGGCGGCGGCGTGGTTGGGGCGGCTGATCACGGCCGAGGACGGCGTCGCGAGCGCGGTGGCGCGGATTGAAGCCGCAGTGGCGTGA
- a CDS encoding helix-turn-helix domain-containing protein has translation MSEAEDLGGRIRAARQARGMSLRALAKKVGVSASMLSLVETGRSRSSVSTLYAIVEALDMSMVDLFDTPPSPNGSAPVPAAATIEARLDSEVAIVRRDQGRRIEMDSGVVWEQLGPATGSGTEFLRVTYPPGAKSSVSGRFQRHTGHEHAYIMDGELTCQVGFQEVVLGTGDSMVFDSSRPHLLENRSDQDVHAIWFIVRPRPDSGP, from the coding sequence TTGTCTGAGGCGGAAGACCTGGGTGGGCGGATCCGCGCTGCCCGCCAGGCACGCGGTATGTCGCTGCGGGCGCTGGCCAAGAAGGTCGGCGTCTCGGCGAGCATGCTCTCACTGGTGGAGACGGGCCGGTCCCGCTCCTCGGTGAGCACGCTGTACGCGATCGTCGAAGCTCTCGACATGTCGATGGTCGACCTGTTCGACACCCCGCCGTCGCCGAACGGTTCCGCACCGGTTCCCGCCGCCGCCACCATCGAGGCCCGGCTGGACTCCGAGGTGGCGATCGTGCGCCGCGACCAGGGACGACGGATCGAAATGGACAGCGGTGTCGTCTGGGAGCAACTCGGCCCGGCGACCGGGTCCGGCACCGAGTTCCTGCGGGTCACCTACCCGCCGGGAGCGAAGTCCAGTGTGTCCGGCCGGTTCCAGCGGCACACCGGCCACGAGCACGCCTACATCATGGACGGTGAGCTGACCTGCCAGGTCGGCTTCCAGGAGGTCGTGCTCGGCACCGGGGACAGCATGGTGTTCGACTCGTCCCGCCCGCACCTGCTGGAGAACCGCAGCGACCAGGACGTGCACGCGATCTGGTTCATCGTGCGCCCCCGGCCCGACTCCGGACCGTGA
- a CDS encoding amidohydrolase family protein — MTGSVLLTGGIVVTCAGSDEVLWPADVLIDNGVITAIGRDLPAGDAQRVDVSGRIVMPGLVDTHRHTWQAVVRNIASDWTLDQYLVGLHIGLSRYFRPEDTYAGTLIGALEALDAGVTTLLDWSHNLFTPDHADAAVDALTDAGLRAVFAHGGGAQQWGGEMPSPVPHPEADVRRLRAGRFADNTGLVTMGLALRGPQFSTLEVTKGDFQLARELDLRISVHVGDGHWGKIKPIHQMNGEGLLSDQVTYVHCNTLADDELRLIADTGGTASIAPDVEMQMGHGWPATGRLLDLGVRPSLSVDVCSSIGGDMFTTMRTALAVQRATDNSAAVAAGEAPERVRLSCADVLRFATIEGARANGLDAVTGSLEVGKAADIVILAGDTLATMPMNNPVASIVYAAHPGMVRDVLVAGRFVKRDGKLVGVDLDRLRGLAEASRDHVISSLDGAEIGGGWQPDPKLLLA; from the coding sequence ATGACAGGCAGCGTCCTGCTCACGGGAGGAATAGTTGTCACGTGCGCCGGGTCAGACGAGGTGCTCTGGCCGGCGGACGTACTGATCGACAACGGGGTGATCACGGCCATCGGCCGTGACCTGCCCGCCGGCGACGCACAGCGGGTGGACGTGTCCGGGCGCATCGTCATGCCCGGTCTGGTCGACACCCACCGGCACACCTGGCAGGCGGTGGTCCGCAACATCGCCTCGGACTGGACCCTGGACCAGTACCTGGTCGGCCTGCACATCGGGCTGAGCCGCTACTTCCGGCCCGAGGACACCTACGCCGGAACGCTGATCGGCGCGCTGGAAGCGCTCGACGCCGGCGTCACCACCCTGCTCGACTGGTCACACAACCTGTTCACCCCCGACCACGCCGACGCCGCCGTCGACGCCCTCACCGACGCCGGACTCCGCGCGGTGTTCGCCCACGGCGGGGGCGCACAGCAGTGGGGCGGGGAGATGCCCTCACCGGTCCCGCACCCCGAGGCCGACGTACGTCGGCTGCGTGCCGGCCGGTTCGCCGACAACACCGGCCTGGTCACCATGGGGCTGGCGCTGCGCGGACCGCAGTTCAGCACCCTGGAGGTCACCAAGGGCGACTTCCAGCTCGCCCGCGAACTCGACCTGCGGATCTCGGTGCACGTCGGCGACGGACACTGGGGCAAGATCAAACCGATCCACCAGATGAACGGCGAGGGTCTGCTCAGCGACCAGGTCACCTACGTGCACTGCAACACGCTCGCCGACGACGAGCTGCGGCTGATCGCCGACACCGGCGGCACCGCGTCGATCGCCCCCGACGTGGAGATGCAGATGGGGCACGGCTGGCCGGCCACCGGGCGGCTGCTCGACCTCGGCGTACGGCCGTCACTGTCGGTCGACGTGTGCAGCTCCATCGGCGGCGACATGTTCACCACCATGCGTACCGCCCTCGCCGTGCAGCGGGCCACCGACAACAGCGCCGCGGTCGCGGCCGGCGAGGCCCCCGAGCGGGTCCGGCTGTCCTGCGCCGACGTGCTGCGCTTCGCCACCATCGAAGGCGCGCGGGCCAACGGGCTGGACGCGGTGACCGGCTCGCTGGAGGTCGGCAAGGCGGCGGACATCGTGATCCTGGCCGGCGACACGCTCGCCACGATGCCGATGAACAACCCGGTCGCCTCCATCGTCTACGCCGCCCACCCCGGAATGGTCCGCGACGTGCTGGTGGCCGGCCGGTTCGTCAAGCGCGACGGCAAACTCGTCGGGGTGGACCTCGACCGGCTGCGCGGTCTCGCCGAAGCCTCCCGCGACCACGTCATCTCCTCACTCGACGGCGCGGAGATCGGCGGCGGCTGGCAGCCCGACCCGAAGCTGCTGCTGGCATGA
- a CDS encoding ABC transporter permease, producing the protein MSIQTVAGAPPTPTTPAVRLADPLRVQLAGWPASRALAAVVVLFAASAIISPASVGSTALLAMLPFAALTMVVSLGQTLVVQQAGLDLSVAGGIALGALVVARYGGADALGLAPAIGLALLVAAVAGLASGLVVTYLGLPALVVTLAMNAVLLGFVQYLSGGYSAQVAESFAGFAVGRTLGLPNLLYLAVALVVVAQLVLKTTVIGRRFELVGANRRAAHAAGINTRRYTVAAYLLSGLLAGATGVLLAGFLRTTTLSAGDSYLLPSVAAVVLGGTALTGGRGSLVGTALGALFLGQLSQLVQTYSQTAAIQNIVQAVIIGVGVVVQLSLAARLRQRAIRRTSG; encoded by the coding sequence ATGAGCATCCAGACCGTGGCGGGCGCACCGCCGACACCGACGACACCGGCCGTGCGGCTGGCCGACCCGCTGCGGGTGCAACTCGCCGGCTGGCCCGCGAGCCGCGCCCTGGCCGCGGTCGTGGTGCTCTTCGCCGCCAGCGCGATCATCTCGCCGGCCAGTGTCGGCAGTACGGCGCTGCTGGCCATGCTGCCGTTCGCCGCGCTGACCATGGTGGTCTCACTCGGCCAGACCCTGGTCGTGCAGCAGGCCGGCCTCGACCTGTCGGTGGCCGGGGGCATCGCCCTCGGCGCGCTCGTCGTCGCCCGCTACGGCGGCGCGGACGCTCTCGGGCTCGCCCCGGCGATCGGGCTGGCACTGCTCGTCGCGGCGGTCGCCGGACTGGCCAGCGGGCTCGTGGTGACCTACCTGGGGCTGCCCGCACTGGTCGTCACCCTCGCGATGAACGCGGTGCTGCTCGGCTTCGTGCAGTACCTGTCCGGCGGCTACAGCGCCCAGGTCGCCGAGTCGTTCGCCGGCTTCGCGGTGGGCCGTACCCTCGGCCTGCCCAACCTGCTCTACCTGGCGGTGGCACTGGTCGTCGTCGCCCAACTCGTCCTCAAGACCACCGTGATCGGCCGCCGGTTCGAGCTGGTCGGCGCGAACCGGCGGGCCGCGCACGCGGCCGGCATCAACACCCGGCGCTACACGGTCGCCGCCTACCTGCTGTCCGGGCTGCTCGCCGGGGCCACCGGGGTGCTGCTCGCCGGTTTCCTGCGCACCACCACGCTCAGCGCGGGGGACAGCTACCTGCTGCCGTCGGTGGCCGCCGTCGTGCTCGGCGGCACCGCGCTCACCGGCGGCCGGGGAAGTCTCGTCGGCACCGCCCTGGGCGCGCTGTTCCTCGGCCAGCTCAGCCAACTCGTGCAGACGTACAGCCAGACCGCCGCGATCCAGAACATCGTCCAGGCCGTGATCATCGGCGTGGGTGTGGTGGTCCAACTCAGCCTCGCGGCGCGACTGCGCCAACGGGCGATCAGACGGACCAGCGGGTAG